A part of Osmerus mordax isolate fOsmMor3 chromosome 10, fOsmMor3.pri, whole genome shotgun sequence genomic DNA contains:
- the kat7b gene encoding histone acetyltransferase KAT7 isoform X1 has translation MPRRRQQRHVGSGSDGTEDSDSSAEREQTNSSESDGNMPKRTRLTRASLRLSQSSQDTPDLKRSGDHDESPPLTPTGNAPSSESELDISSPNASHDESQSKDPAHRDSDKDLSHRPKRRRCHETYNFNMKCPTPGCNSLGHLTGKHERHFAVSGCPLYHNLSADECKVKATSREKQEEEVKAPDEGNNRHATRHQTPTSRQTRYKEQVTELRKGRNSGLQKEQKEKHMEHRQSYGNTREPLLENITSDYDLELFRKAQARASEDMVRERSLNASPLASSSSSSSTLNEKLRIQGQITEGSNMIKTILFGRYELDTWYHSPYPEEYARLGRLYVCEFCLKYMKSQTILRRHMAKCVWKHPPGDEVYRKGAISVFEVDGKKNKIYCQNLCLLAKLFLDHKTLYYDVEPFLFYVMTEADNTGCHLVGYFSKEKNSFLNYNVSCILTMPQYMRQGYGKMLIDFSYLLSKVEEKVGSPERPLSDLGLISYRSYWKEVLLRYMYNFQGKEISIKEISQETAVNPVDIVSTLQSLQMLKYWKGKHLVLKRQDLIDEWKSKETKQGNNNKTIDPSSLKWTPPKGS, from the exons ATGCCCCGTAGACGACAG CAGAGGCATGTGGGGAGCGGCTCAGATGGCACCGAAGACTCGGACTCGTCTgctgagagagagcagaccaACAGCTCTGAGAGCGATGGAAACATGCCCAAAAGAACACGCCTTACAAGAGCATCACTACGCCTCAGCCAAAGTTCCCAAG ATACCCCAGACCTGAAGCGATCAGGTGACCATGACGAGTCTCCTCCGTTGACCCCTACAGGCAACGCGCCATCGTCAGAGTCCGAGCTGGACATCTCCAGCCCCAACGCCTCTCACGATGAGAGCCAGTCGAAGGACCCGGCCCACAGAGACTCCGACAAGGACCTTTCTCACCGGCCCAAACGCAGGCGTTGCCACGAGACCTACAATTTCAACATGAAGTGTCCCACCCCAGGATGCAACTCCCTGG GTCACCTCACAGGAAAACATGAACGCCATTTTGCTGTATCAGGGTGTCCACTATATCACAACCTCTCTGCCGATGAGTGCAAG GTAAAAGCCACCAGTCGTGAGAAACAGGAAGAAGAGGTGAAGGCTCCAGATGAAGGCAACAACAGACATGCTACCCGTCACCAG ACCCCCACATCGAGACAGACTCGATACAAGGAGCAGGTGACAGAACTGAGGAAAGGGAGGAACTCAGGACTGCAGAAGGAACAGAAGGAGAAGCACATG GAGCATCGTCAGAGCTACGGCAATACCAGAGAGCCCCTGCTGGAGAACATCACCAGCGACTATGACCTGGAGCTCTTCAGGAAAGCTCAGGCGCGAGCTTCAGAGGATATGGTTAGAGAGAGATCCCTTAACGcatctcccctggcctcctcctcctcctcctcctctacactgAAT GAGAAGCTGCGTATCCAGGGCCAGATCACAGAGGGCAGCAACATGATCAAGACCATCCTGTTTGGCCGCTACGAGCTGGACACCTGGTACCACTCTCCCTACCCCGAGGAGTACGCCCGCCTGGGCCGCCTCTACGTCTGCGAGTTCTGCCTTAAGTACATGAAGAGCCAGACCATCCTCAGGCGACACATG GCCAAGTGTGTGTGGAAGCACCCCCCTGGAGATGAAGTGTACAGGAAGGGAGCCATATCTGTGTTTGAAGTCGACGGCAAGAAGAACAAGATCTACTGCCAGAACCTGTGTCTGCTGGCCAAGCTGTTCCTGGACCACAAGACGCTGTACTACGACGTGGAGCCCTTCCTGTTCTACGTCATGACCGAGGCAGACAACACAGGCTGCCACCTCGTGGGGTACTTCTCCAAG GAAAAGAATTCCTTCCTCAACTACAACGTGTCCTGCATCCTTACCATGCCTCAGTACATGAGGCAGGGCTACGGGAAGATGCTGATCGACTTCA gcTACCTGCTgtccaaggtggaggagaaggtgggctCTCCTGAGAGGCCGCTATCAGACCTGGGCCTCATCAGCTACCGCAGCTACTGGAAGGAGGTGCTGCTCCGCTACATGTACAACTTCCAGGGCAAGGAGATCTCAATCAAAG agatcaGCCAGGAGACCGCAGTAAACCCCGTGGATATCGTCAGCACTCTGCAGTCCCTGCAGATGCTCAAGTACTGGAAGGGGAAACACCTGGTCCTGAAGAGACAG GACCTGATCGATGAGTGGAAGAGCAAGGAGACTAAGcaaggcaacaacaacaaaacaatcgACCCCAGTTCGTTAAAATGGACCCCACCCAAAGGGAGTTAG
- the si:ch211-131k2.2 gene encoding protachykinin-1: protein MEIWKLQLVVLTLFAMVYTYEGLSFSVDKEHWISKNWQDEPLEERLASQVANLIKRSKSRQFYGLMGKRSDMKQPIKVYRRRNKGDMFVGLMGRRALGKDSLTTITPAETSTINYVSEDSHKQQDSQEEWDKLQYY, encoded by the exons ATGGAGATTTGGAAATTACAGCTTGTAGTGCTTACACTTTTTGCCATGGTGTATACTTATGAAGGATTGTCTTTTAGTGTTGATAAGGAACACTGGATATCCAAAAACTGGCAG GATGAACCGCTGGAGGAGAGATTGGCCAGCCAAGTGGCCAATCTCATAAAGAGATCTAAATCTCGCCAGTTCTATGGACTCATGGGCAAACGATCAG ATATGAAGCAGCCTATTAAAGTGTACAGACGAC GAAATAAAGGAGACATGTTTGTTGGATTAATGGGCAGAAGAGCTCTAGGTAAAG ATTCACTCACAACAATAACTCCAGCTGAAACAAGCACAATAAATTATGTTTCAGAGGATTCACACAAGCAACAAG ATTCGCAAGAGGAATGGGACAAACTCCAATATTACTAA
- the kat7b gene encoding histone acetyltransferase KAT7 isoform X3, with protein MPRRRQRHVGSGSDGTEDSDSSAEREQTNSSESDGNMPKRTRLTRASLRLSQSSQDTPDLKRSGDHDESPPLTPTGNAPSSESELDISSPNASHDESQSKDPAHRDSDKDLSHRPKRRRCHETYNFNMKCPTPGCNSLGHLTGKHERHFAVSGCPLYHNLSADECKVKATSREKQEEEVKAPDEGNNRHATRHQTPTSRQTRYKEQVTELRKGRNSGLQKEQKEKHMEHRQSYGNTREPLLENITSDYDLELFRKAQARASEDMEKLRIQGQITEGSNMIKTILFGRYELDTWYHSPYPEEYARLGRLYVCEFCLKYMKSQTILRRHMAKCVWKHPPGDEVYRKGAISVFEVDGKKNKIYCQNLCLLAKLFLDHKTLYYDVEPFLFYVMTEADNTGCHLVGYFSKEKNSFLNYNVSCILTMPQYMRQGYGKMLIDFSYLLSKVEEKVGSPERPLSDLGLISYRSYWKEVLLRYMYNFQGKEISIKEISQETAVNPVDIVSTLQSLQMLKYWKGKHLVLKRQDLIDEWKSKETKQGNNNKTIDPSSLKWTPPKGS; from the exons ATGCCCCGTAGACGACAG AGGCATGTGGGGAGCGGCTCAGATGGCACCGAAGACTCGGACTCGTCTgctgagagagagcagaccaACAGCTCTGAGAGCGATGGAAACATGCCCAAAAGAACACGCCTTACAAGAGCATCACTACGCCTCAGCCAAAGTTCCCAAG ATACCCCAGACCTGAAGCGATCAGGTGACCATGACGAGTCTCCTCCGTTGACCCCTACAGGCAACGCGCCATCGTCAGAGTCCGAGCTGGACATCTCCAGCCCCAACGCCTCTCACGATGAGAGCCAGTCGAAGGACCCGGCCCACAGAGACTCCGACAAGGACCTTTCTCACCGGCCCAAACGCAGGCGTTGCCACGAGACCTACAATTTCAACATGAAGTGTCCCACCCCAGGATGCAACTCCCTGG GTCACCTCACAGGAAAACATGAACGCCATTTTGCTGTATCAGGGTGTCCACTATATCACAACCTCTCTGCCGATGAGTGCAAG GTAAAAGCCACCAGTCGTGAGAAACAGGAAGAAGAGGTGAAGGCTCCAGATGAAGGCAACAACAGACATGCTACCCGTCACCAG ACCCCCACATCGAGACAGACTCGATACAAGGAGCAGGTGACAGAACTGAGGAAAGGGAGGAACTCAGGACTGCAGAAGGAACAGAAGGAGAAGCACATG GAGCATCGTCAGAGCTACGGCAATACCAGAGAGCCCCTGCTGGAGAACATCACCAGCGACTATGACCTGGAGCTCTTCAGGAAAGCTCAGGCGCGAGCTTCAGAGGATATG GAGAAGCTGCGTATCCAGGGCCAGATCACAGAGGGCAGCAACATGATCAAGACCATCCTGTTTGGCCGCTACGAGCTGGACACCTGGTACCACTCTCCCTACCCCGAGGAGTACGCCCGCCTGGGCCGCCTCTACGTCTGCGAGTTCTGCCTTAAGTACATGAAGAGCCAGACCATCCTCAGGCGACACATG GCCAAGTGTGTGTGGAAGCACCCCCCTGGAGATGAAGTGTACAGGAAGGGAGCCATATCTGTGTTTGAAGTCGACGGCAAGAAGAACAAGATCTACTGCCAGAACCTGTGTCTGCTGGCCAAGCTGTTCCTGGACCACAAGACGCTGTACTACGACGTGGAGCCCTTCCTGTTCTACGTCATGACCGAGGCAGACAACACAGGCTGCCACCTCGTGGGGTACTTCTCCAAG GAAAAGAATTCCTTCCTCAACTACAACGTGTCCTGCATCCTTACCATGCCTCAGTACATGAGGCAGGGCTACGGGAAGATGCTGATCGACTTCA gcTACCTGCTgtccaaggtggaggagaaggtgggctCTCCTGAGAGGCCGCTATCAGACCTGGGCCTCATCAGCTACCGCAGCTACTGGAAGGAGGTGCTGCTCCGCTACATGTACAACTTCCAGGGCAAGGAGATCTCAATCAAAG agatcaGCCAGGAGACCGCAGTAAACCCCGTGGATATCGTCAGCACTCTGCAGTCCCTGCAGATGCTCAAGTACTGGAAGGGGAAACACCTGGTCCTGAAGAGACAG GACCTGATCGATGAGTGGAAGAGCAAGGAGACTAAGcaaggcaacaacaacaaaacaatcgACCCCAGTTCGTTAAAATGGACCCCACCCAAAGGGAGTTAG
- the kat7b gene encoding histone acetyltransferase KAT7 isoform X2, whose translation MPRRRQQRHVGSGSDGTEDSDSSAEREQTNSSESDGNMPKRTRLTRASLRLSQSSQDTPDLKRSGDHDESPPLTPTGNAPSSESELDISSPNASHDESQSKDPAHRDSDKDLSHRPKRRRCHETYNFNMKCPTPGCNSLGHLTGKHERHFAVSGCPLYHNLSADECKVKATSREKQEEEVKAPDEGNNRHATRHQTPTSRQTRYKEQVTELRKGRNSGLQKEQKEKHMEHRQSYGNTREPLLENITSDYDLELFRKAQARASEDMEKLRIQGQITEGSNMIKTILFGRYELDTWYHSPYPEEYARLGRLYVCEFCLKYMKSQTILRRHMAKCVWKHPPGDEVYRKGAISVFEVDGKKNKIYCQNLCLLAKLFLDHKTLYYDVEPFLFYVMTEADNTGCHLVGYFSKEKNSFLNYNVSCILTMPQYMRQGYGKMLIDFSYLLSKVEEKVGSPERPLSDLGLISYRSYWKEVLLRYMYNFQGKEISIKEISQETAVNPVDIVSTLQSLQMLKYWKGKHLVLKRQDLIDEWKSKETKQGNNNKTIDPSSLKWTPPKGS comes from the exons ATGCCCCGTAGACGACAG CAGAGGCATGTGGGGAGCGGCTCAGATGGCACCGAAGACTCGGACTCGTCTgctgagagagagcagaccaACAGCTCTGAGAGCGATGGAAACATGCCCAAAAGAACACGCCTTACAAGAGCATCACTACGCCTCAGCCAAAGTTCCCAAG ATACCCCAGACCTGAAGCGATCAGGTGACCATGACGAGTCTCCTCCGTTGACCCCTACAGGCAACGCGCCATCGTCAGAGTCCGAGCTGGACATCTCCAGCCCCAACGCCTCTCACGATGAGAGCCAGTCGAAGGACCCGGCCCACAGAGACTCCGACAAGGACCTTTCTCACCGGCCCAAACGCAGGCGTTGCCACGAGACCTACAATTTCAACATGAAGTGTCCCACCCCAGGATGCAACTCCCTGG GTCACCTCACAGGAAAACATGAACGCCATTTTGCTGTATCAGGGTGTCCACTATATCACAACCTCTCTGCCGATGAGTGCAAG GTAAAAGCCACCAGTCGTGAGAAACAGGAAGAAGAGGTGAAGGCTCCAGATGAAGGCAACAACAGACATGCTACCCGTCACCAG ACCCCCACATCGAGACAGACTCGATACAAGGAGCAGGTGACAGAACTGAGGAAAGGGAGGAACTCAGGACTGCAGAAGGAACAGAAGGAGAAGCACATG GAGCATCGTCAGAGCTACGGCAATACCAGAGAGCCCCTGCTGGAGAACATCACCAGCGACTATGACCTGGAGCTCTTCAGGAAAGCTCAGGCGCGAGCTTCAGAGGATATG GAGAAGCTGCGTATCCAGGGCCAGATCACAGAGGGCAGCAACATGATCAAGACCATCCTGTTTGGCCGCTACGAGCTGGACACCTGGTACCACTCTCCCTACCCCGAGGAGTACGCCCGCCTGGGCCGCCTCTACGTCTGCGAGTTCTGCCTTAAGTACATGAAGAGCCAGACCATCCTCAGGCGACACATG GCCAAGTGTGTGTGGAAGCACCCCCCTGGAGATGAAGTGTACAGGAAGGGAGCCATATCTGTGTTTGAAGTCGACGGCAAGAAGAACAAGATCTACTGCCAGAACCTGTGTCTGCTGGCCAAGCTGTTCCTGGACCACAAGACGCTGTACTACGACGTGGAGCCCTTCCTGTTCTACGTCATGACCGAGGCAGACAACACAGGCTGCCACCTCGTGGGGTACTTCTCCAAG GAAAAGAATTCCTTCCTCAACTACAACGTGTCCTGCATCCTTACCATGCCTCAGTACATGAGGCAGGGCTACGGGAAGATGCTGATCGACTTCA gcTACCTGCTgtccaaggtggaggagaaggtgggctCTCCTGAGAGGCCGCTATCAGACCTGGGCCTCATCAGCTACCGCAGCTACTGGAAGGAGGTGCTGCTCCGCTACATGTACAACTTCCAGGGCAAGGAGATCTCAATCAAAG agatcaGCCAGGAGACCGCAGTAAACCCCGTGGATATCGTCAGCACTCTGCAGTCCCTGCAGATGCTCAAGTACTGGAAGGGGAAACACCTGGTCCTGAAGAGACAG GACCTGATCGATGAGTGGAAGAGCAAGGAGACTAAGcaaggcaacaacaacaaaacaatcgACCCCAGTTCGTTAAAATGGACCCCACCCAAAGGGAGTTAG